The Cryptomeria japonica chromosome 9, Sugi_1.0, whole genome shotgun sequence DNA segment TTACTAGAAGGACCTAAAGAACCTTTAGTAAGGGCTCCTTTGTAGATGTTATACAATTCCTCTTTAATAAAAGACCATATTATCTTATAGAATTTTGTAGGGAGATCATCCATTCCATGGCTTCTAGGACCAACCATATCTTCTGGGATCATATCAAACTCTTCAAGTGTGAATAGATGATCTAACTTAAATTTTTTGTTCATGACCAATATTATTAGTAATATAACTATCAATTGAACCTTTATAGTTAGTGTCTCCTTTAGTTTAGTTAGCAAAAAAATGTTTATAATATTGAAAAAAATAGTTTTAATGTCTTCAAGATGGTCACAAATCTTTCCTTCTTGATTATAAAAGAAAAACACATTTTCTTGACTGTGTTTGTCTTTCAAATAGTTAAAAAGAACTTGGTTGTCTTATCTCCTTTCATCTAATGCAATATGACCCTCAATCAGATTCCTCTACTTCTATATAattaaaatcttcaacaaatactacaaactacaaaatttatttattctctATAATTATAAACTCGTAAAAAAACCAATAAAACTCTACTTTTCTATTATTTCCTTGAGATTTTCTCCATTTATATAGTATTCCATTCCATCCTCTTCCCATacaattttttatttctatttttattttgaagAACCCGTACAATTTTATAATGGAAGTGCAGTTGTTGATAACATTGTACCACTATTGAATCCAACTACAACTGTTATCAcgtctagtatttcattccaataAAAGCTGTTTTCTTTGCATTGGATCTTTGAAAAAACTATTTTGTAATGCTCCACTTATAGAATACTAATATGCCAAGATGGTCAAAAAGTGCATAGAATTTtgttaaaaaagaattaaaatttaattgTAATTCCTTAAACATCTACACCAGCGTCTCGTACACTCCACTTCACCGCACGCCCTGACATGATAGTAGAAAAAAACAATTAATTCAAACATAAATTGATTCAACACTAATACAAAGCCAGTCCATGTTCAATTTCTTTTTAAATTGCATAATTGAACGTTACACACTCTCACGAAATTAAAATATACAAATTTCTACTCACATACGAAAAAGGAAATACTAGATAATGATTGTTCATTCGAATTTTTGGTATGATAGAGATAAACTGGTTTTTATTAAAATAGTTTGATGCGACAGATGGCATCAAATCTTTGATTGGACTGACGTAAGCCATTAATCTATTGAAATCTATATTTTCAACTTGTTATTATCAATAATTAATTATTGTTTTTATACGTAGAAGTGAGATTCATCCTGCATACTTCATTGATGAAATAGATGTATTTCTAAGCATTTTAATCCACTGAAAAATTTTATCATTAAAAAAACATTTAAGTTGAAGTAGTATGAGAATGAATAATCTTTTTGGAAATTCCATAAATGTAGTTCTATTCAACAACTCTATATGATAGAAGATGGTTTCAACTTTCAGTTTATTACTGCGATTTATTGTCTTGTCTTATTAGGGGAAGAGTATCAGTTATCATCCATGTTCCAATAACGGTTCACTCCATGCTCACCCAACCCTTCAATTACTAACTTCAAAGAAACCAAAAAGATGATAATTAAAAGtccataggggaagagcaccagtagccgtcatagctaacttcgcgcacccacagatcctaaatggtacatcagattttaattttttttttcagttgtcttcgtatgtgacttaactacttatagctattgatctggcttctgggtagtaacgatgtaCGTTGTGGAATcaattatgcgcacaaaggtcaataagtacacatttcaaagtgtcgcttgatacctaactaaagatgttccagtaaccgtcaactcaaaatcactagtacttgttgacaaatgtcccaatagtggtgcacaaatgttccaatagtggtacacaaatgggacaaatattccaatagttgtgcacaaatgggccaattaattacaaaaaatgatcgactattggtacaaaacaaatttattaatggttttttcactatgacagctattggggggtcaacagggcaataaggtgatggttattggaactatgttatctattgatgctcttcccctaTTAGTAAATTTCTCATGTACCAATAGCTgctcactttttaccttttttgcTTCAGAATtggtccatttgtgcacaactactggtacatttgtgcacaactactggTCAATTGTgtataagtattggcaattttaagtgtaCAGTTATTGGGGCATCTATAAATAGGTATCGAGTGACACTTTCAAATATGTACTCTTTGACTCTTGCATGcataagccaaaacaatagctataaacagttaaatagcatacaaaaaaaaaaaaaaaaaaaaatcatcaaaaaccaaTATACTATTTAAGATTTCTGAATATATGAAATTAGCTATAACGATTACTAATAAGCTTCTCCTAAATCTATTTAGTAACTCTAGTGAGAAAATAATGATGGGAGAATATTTCATCCTCCAATTTATAGCTGTTATTTTACAACTGTCTTTTAGTTCTCACTGAATCTTGATCTACAAATGCTCCACTTGGTATGACTTTCAATATAGTCCACCAATAAGTTTCAACTGTTAATACTGTTCAACAGTGACTTTTTGTTCATGTCTGTTTGACTGTGAATCTATAGCTGTTATTTGTAATCTTTTTATTCTCTGTAATTCAATTAAAAAATGCTTTTATCACTGAGGACTGAAAAGAAGTATTTTGTAGGAGGACTGAAAAGAAGTATTTTGTAGGAGGACTGAAAAGAAGTATTTTGTAGGCTTGGTAAATAATTATGATTAGATGACAACGGGGTAGCACTGGCCGACAATAGTTATGGCATTCTCGCATGCTAGATGGACCACAAGTTTTTCCTGTGAAAGTGGCCCACACGTATGCATCATAatcttttttgttttcttatttttttccATGCCAAGCTGAAAAGTTATATATGGTTTTAGATTTTTAAATAAGTTCTCATAATTTGAATAGAATAATTTAAGGCAATTCAGACATTAGCTTCCAAGCtatttatattttaattcttttactTTTCATTAAATCAATtgatattgtttttattattttagtaAGAATACATTTTTGCAATGAATGAAGTGTATGTCTTTAGTTGTAAGTTTAATTATTTGTTATTGTGTTTTTTATTTGATCAAATTTACTTTAACTTAAAAGAAACTCAATCAAATGTTCTTTGAAAGAATTAAATGAGTAGAAACTAAATATCATCTTAAAAAGACAACTCAAGTAAATATAAGGATAAAAATTGTACATTTAGTAATTCTCCCTCTTATTTCACACTTACCTCTCCCTTAAATCCATAACCTACGCTAGCACACGACCACTTTCACATCTAAATACTTTCTTTTTCTCACCCTCAACCTTTCCTATATATCTCTATTGTAGGTTTGATTAATTGTTAATGTGTTTTTTATTCACTCAAATACACTTTAAATGAAAGTcaaccaattttattttattttccatagAAATTAAATATCATCTTAAAAATGTAATTCAATTTTTACGCTTGTTTCACACTCACTTTAGCACCCCCCTTTTTTAAGtatggttttgattttcttttgcCACTTAGAGATCAAGTTTCCCTTGAGCCCATAACACAATACCAATTTCACATCTAAACATTATTTTTCCTCTCTCAACATTTCCTATATCCTAGATGCTAAGAGTGTTGCACTCTCATCCTCCAGATAAGACCATACATGCTCGCATCCCATGAATTTAAAATCCACTTTTTTCCATCCAAACACTCCATTTTTCACACCCCACAACCCTTAATTCACTTCTAACAATTAGAAAGGGTTAGTTGCTTAGGAAAAAAAagaggttaaattcaaaaaaaaatcataggGGATGACCCCTATCCAGCCCCAATTCAAATCATTTGTAAGAGAATTCACTCGCATAGGCAATACTAGCATGATCTTCATTGCTAGATCATCACTATTGTAGCAACTCACATCTTACACCACATCCAAAGCTTATCTTTTCATAAACTATTGAATTGACCTATAGAATTTGGCTATGATATATCCTCAAAAGTGCGATAAGAACcatttttctccaaaatagacATCTCAAGTGTGCAATTGTATGAAAACTTTTGAGAAGTGGTTTTTCCATTAAGAGTTGTAGAGGGCACTAGCACAATCATATTGtgcatttgaatttaaaaaaaatagaactaCAACTATATGGATTATATTGCACACCTAGTGAGATACTACAAAATTTGAttccaaaatgagaaaaaaaattgaattccaACAATGTCAACCCTCCTCCTAACTTTCTCCATATGTTAATGTCTACTTTAGTAATCAAAATAGACAAGCCTCTCTTACCCTCTCCTTCTTTCATCGTGTGATATACAAACTAAGAGAGACACTCCTTAATGACTTGTCAATGTCTAGCCTTGTAGCCCTTCTATGACATCTCAAGGATGTTAGAGAAAGTGTGAATTCCAACACTAACACATTTTAAACATTATTTGGCATATAAAAAACATAAGAAAACATCAAAAACAATACTTGAAACATAAGGAGAACACATGATAATGACTAGAATATTAGGGGTTACCCAAGGGAAATCCCAAATCCCTTAAAGGGGAAAAATATAGTAAGAGTGAGTACTTTTCTCCTCAATCCACTATGTACCAATCAATTATACATTGTAATTTAAGTTGGTAATGTATATTAACACTATCATTTATCATGTTTGTGTACCTTGTCAAACCCTATAATGGTGTCTCCAAAACCTTGCTCCATGATGACAAAACCTGCCAAATGGCTTACCTTGAGAATAATAAGGAAACTAGTTGGAATGCACTATgtgtagctctctctctctctctctctctctctctctctctctctctctctctctctctctctctctctctctctctctctctctctctctctctctctctctctctctctctctctctctctctgtgtgtgtgtgtatagagagagagatagatagatagatgcatacatacacatacacatgtgtatgcatatgtatacatgcgtatacatgtatatacatatttgtataggtgtgtgtgtgtgtgtgcgcgcgcgcgcgcgcgtgtgCGTGTGCATGTGTCACTTACACACCAAGAGATGATCACAAATATGATGCAATAGAGTGGAATTCTCTACTTTTTCTAGGAGGTGATTTTTTTATCACAATAGTTGGGACAAATTTGTTGCCTCTAATACAAAAAtgtcttgtatatttttcttaaaCAAACATCATTTTTCAACCTAAAGATGTTCAACTTATCTCAAGGCCTCCCCTAACCCTCAAACAAACATTTAAACTTTTGAGACTAATGGACATCTTGATGTAAGGTCCTCAAACAACTCTTTTTGAGTTTAAATACACGTAATCCTCTAAGAACATAAAACAATGTGTCATTTTACAAACCATCACATTTCTATTTATAGTTAATCTCAACCTCAACTATTAGTTTTGTTCTATTTTAAAACAAAAGTATTTTAGTAAATGAATTACTATTATTCAATTTTTGGATTCTAAAAGGAAGACCACGGTAAATTAAAAAACACATATTGTAGTGTAACATGATCACAAGGGATGAATTTTAATCATCCCTAAAGTAAAACAAACCCCTACAACCACTTTCTTGTAACCAAGGTTAAAGAGATGAATTTTTCACTAAAATCTTGCTAATTTATTTAAGACCTTTACATGATCCAGCATTCTATTTGAAGACAAGTGATGAAACTCAAATATTCTAAAGTGAATAATGGGACCTTTTCACCTTGTTTTTTCTTTGCTTCTTTATTGAATGAAAATGGAGTGCACCCTTAAGATTCACTTGAAGTGCTTTTTGTGATGTGTGATGGATGGTGGAATGTGGTTGCTTAGTAGAAATTAGCAATATGATGTTGGGATTAGGATGATAGATCAAGAAAACAACATCATCAAGATAAGATGAAAGTGGATAATGAAAATGTGATACGCGGCTTCCAATTTATATAATTTTCACAAGGAAAATTAATGCTCGAGACACATTGTTTAACAAGAATTTGAAGAAGACAAATGCATGGAttaaaggcttagccttgtgataAGTATCACAAGAGAGATAGAGGTGTCACATGGAATGTAAAAGCTAGGTATGCTCACACATGTATGAGCAAAGGAGTGGAGATAGATGCAAGATGAAAAGGAGACTACACATGTGTCAAGAGCATGCTCACACACGTGTGAACAAGGAGTGAGGTGAACAAACATGTTTACACATGTATGAGAGGTGTAGGGACACTTGTCATATGATGATGAGTTTATATTTAATTCTACAATATACTCcacataaatgataaacatttaacCATCTTTAAATTAAACTAGATTATAATTTTTaactatataaatgaattataattTAATACTACTaaaaagaatccaaaaaaataaacaatTCCATATtcgataataataaaaataaaagatataacATATCTATATTTATATAAGGGAGCTCGCTGTCTtgtttttatgaatatttttaccTTTCTTTGAAATTCTAAATATTCTATGGAATGCCCATTTTATCAAAATCCTAAAATAACTATCATTTCCTAccaatgaaaaataataataaatatgtaacaaaaacaagaataaaacaataataataaaatgagaAGAGTCAAAATTCAACCCATGTGTCGAAAGCCCAATTCACCTAAGCTGGGAAAACTTCAAGTCGCAAATTCGAAAGTTGGCTGGCGTATTGAACTAGCTGTCAACAAATTAAACCATCTCCATCGTACAAGATTAAGATTTTCAAGAAGAGAACATGGTTAAAATCCAAACCACGAAGCTAAAAAGAAACTAGGCAACAAAAGCTAATTGTTCTCTTTTTTAACAGCGGTGAGAAATTATCGGCCTATTGCAAGATTGTCGGTGGGGGGAAAACCTGAAAAGATCTAGGCAGCTACtgagaattatttaatcaatctgCCTGAATCATCTGAGGTCCTAAACCTCTCAATGGTGGTAATAGGTAAGTACCCCGCCTTGGACGTAGATTGAATCAGAAACAACGCAAAGCATTTATCTCTTCGAGTGGTGTGCGGTAACACAGACATCCATGCATGGAAGTAGCGCAGCGTACGGGATAAAAGGGTAAGGCAACGTTAAATATAGTGCCATGGGGTTCATCTACTACGTGTACGGATGAGGATCGAACACGGCACACCCCTGCTGCCCAAGAGAAAAATAATGCATACCTGGTCTAGAACACTAGATCTGTCTACCAAACGACAGTAACTACCTGAGAAATCTAACAAAAGAACGCTTCTTTTACAAGACCCATATCAGCTGGACGCAGAATGGCTTTTGCTAGGCTCATGTGTACTGTAGTTAGCCCTGTTCATAGTCAGTAGGTTGTATATCTAAAGGATGTCATTGATTAAGGGGCTGTAAATCACATTTTGTTTCAGAGTTTGCCACTGGTAGACAGTGAACCTTTTTTTACTGTAAAACAGGCTTTTAAGGCCTGTTGGAGTTAGCCACTGTTAGATATTGAAGCGCTCTTGTTCTCCAGCAGGCTTTAAGGATTGTCGGTAATGGTCCTGATGAAGTATGGAATGGGCCACAAGAAAAAGGGTGTGGTGGACATTGATTCTGAGAACAAGGTGGGGTGGGGTAGGACTCTGAACATGGGTTCGCCTCTGAGGCGTTATATGCTTGCTGCCGTATTGGCCTTGCAAATCATAATACTTGTAATTGTAAGGGGATTGCCAGTACCATTCCCCTGGTTGCCTCCTTGTCCCGTGCCAGTAGCAGATGTTTCTGCGACTGTGGGTGCGGCAGCATTAAATGTTACTGCAAGTTGGGATGATGATAGTGAAACCTCAAATGATTCGAAGGATGATGTAGCGGTATCCGGTGACTTTGTTACTGAGTCAGTTGCGTCAGATGTTTCTAATGCTGAGAATGCAAGCTGCGAGTTAGGTCTTGTCTATGTGTATAATTTGCCTCCTGTTTTCAATACTGATTTGCTGAAAAATTGCTCTACTTTGAGTCCTTGGAACTCCTTTTGCCCTGCCATTGTGAATTTTGGCTATGGGGATGTGATCAGGAGACCAAAGTTGCAAGCAGAAGAGAGAGGGACTTGGTATAAGACTGATCAGTTCACAGGGGAGATCATTTTTCATAAAAAGCTGATGGAGCATCCCTGTGTCACAGATAAGCCTCATTTGGCCAGGGCATTCTATGTGCCCTTCTATGCTGGTTTGGCTGTGGGGAGGTACCTGTGGAGGGAGTACCCCGCTGAGGTTAGGGACCGCGATGGGAAAATGGTGCTGGAGTGGTTGCAGGAGCAGGAGTATTGGAAGCGTAACTCAGGCTGGGATCACTTTATGGTGGTGGGGAGGATCACCTGGGATTTTAGGTAAGACTGATTTTCATGAGTCCCATTTGAGAAGTTCGTGGATCTCGATTAATGATTTTAGATTAGAAATCTACAATACCTTTTTCCTCAAATTTTTAAAGTGAATCTTCATTTGTATTTCAAGGAACCATACAGTTTAAAAGATATGTTTGGATGCCCGATTCTGTTTTATTAGCATTTTAAAGACCTTGGCTGATCATTTTAGATATCCAATGCCTCGGAAATGTACAGACTCTTTCGtttttaaatttgttaatttttattcaaattttcaaaatgctAGTACATTGTGATTAAGAGACTGAATCTTCATTTGTGGTTTATCAATGCTGGAAGATTTTATGGAACTATGCCCTTTTTAGAAGTTTAGATATATGATGCCCAATTCTCAAAATTGAAATTTAGCATAAGTTCACAAGATTTTTCAAGTATATTTTAAGCATTTATACGATTTGTTATGAAAAGTTGACAATTATCTTCAATGGGTG contains these protein-coding regions:
- the LOC131059057 gene encoding xyloglucan galactosyltransferase XLT2, producing the protein MVLMKYGMGHKKKGVVDIDSENKVGWGRTLNMGSPLRRYMLAAVLALQIIILVIVRGLPVPFPWLPPCPVPVADVSATVGAAALNVTASWDDDSETSNDSKDDVAVSGDFVTESVASDVSNAENASCELGLVYVYNLPPVFNTDLLKNCSTLSPWNSFCPAIVNFGYGDVIRRPKLQAEERGTWYKTDQFTGEIIFHKKLMEHPCVTDKPHLARAFYVPFYAGLAVGRYLWREYPAEVRDRDGKMVLEWLQEQEYWKRNSGWDHFMVVGRITWDFRRSKDEDWGSSFMYMPGIKNVTRLLIERNPWDDKEMGVPYPTAFHPRSAQDVLRWQDHLRNVERTKLFSFAGASRKYIPNDFRGILLDQCMRSMNCRSLDCSGTRCVNDTMAAVHLFLDSTFCLQPRGDSFTRKSIFDCLIAGSIPVFFWHRSAYWQYEWHLPSNYSSYSVFISKHDIRNGTQIEEVLKRIPAAEVQRLRETVISSIPRYVYSAPGHRLKGMKDAVDTAIDGFLNTVKSSSLAHI